A section of the Styela clava chromosome 9, kaStyClav1.hap1.2, whole genome shotgun sequence genome encodes:
- the LOC144427298 gene encoding uncharacterized protein LOC144427298 — MEPYITVTAHFVVTGLLVSYILDELNNFSVPPSSVFAIVTDNGANVVSACKILQAEHGCITFVAHTLQLCIKDAIKSTEIARALGAARHLVQHFRRSSKCMTALRGPAQSADTEIGNIENI, encoded by the exons ATGGAACCTTACATAACCGTTACTGCACATTTTGTTGTGACAGGTCTACTTGTCTCCTACATCTTAGATGaactaaataatttttctgtccCCCCTTCCTCTGTATTTGCAATAGTTACGGACAATGGGGCAAATGTTGTGTCTGCGTGTAAAATTTTACAAGCTGAACATGGCTGCATCACATTCGTTGCTCACACTTTACAACTATGCATCAAAGATGCCATCAAAAGTACAGAAATAGCAAGGGCGCTAG gTGCTGCACGGCACTTAGTGCAGCACTTTAGAAGATCGTCAAAGTGCATGACAGCTTTGCGAGGCCCTGCACAATCTGCAGACACTGAAATCGGGAACATTGAGAACATATAA
- the LOC144427296 gene encoding uncharacterized protein LOC144427296, translated as MSNISSSFKKIIPRRQGRRPNSVVWEHFSRPSKEGGYTYVICNFCKEKLSYCESTGNLLNHLRRRHAFINTDTAHTSNLAASQVIESSGSGTKQKKLDPFFKSTSISRQRLDHIDKVIIGDMRPINIVEGEHFRNLTSNLEPGYEMPGRTFFGKQIETRAPCLPIYHISVSRFSTF; from the exons atgTCTAATATCAGTAGtagctttaaaaaaataatacccAGGCGGCAGGGACGACGCCCTAATTCTGTAGTTTGGGAGCATTTTTCTCGCCCGTCAAAAGAGGGGGGATATACATATGTGATTTGCAACTTCTGTAAAGAGAAGTTGTCATACTGCGAGTCTACTGGCAATCTTTTGAACCACCTCAGAAGAAGGCATGCATTCATCAACACTGATACAGCACATACATCAAA CTTAGCAGCAAGCCAAGTGATTGAAAGTAGTGGAAgtggaacaaaacaaaaaaaacttgatccTTTTTTCAAATCAACATCTATTAGCAGACAAAGACTGGATCATATAGACAAAGTTATAATAGGGGATATGAGACCGATCAATATTGTTGAGGGAGAGCATTTCAGAAATCTAACATCAAACCTTGAGCCGGGGTACGAGATGCCAGGGAGAACATTTTTTGGAAAACAGATTGAAACTAGAGCtccgtgtttgccgatatatcatatcagcgttagtcgcttttccacgttctaa